The Chrysemys picta bellii isolate R12L10 chromosome 5, ASM1138683v2, whole genome shotgun sequence genome includes a window with the following:
- the LOC135983546 gene encoding uncharacterized protein LOC135983546: MQSSPAVMAVQSGNRKRAPAWTDREVLDLIAVWGDESVLSELRSKRRNAKIYEKISKDMAERGYSRDATQCRVKIKELRQGYQKTKEANGRSGSHPQTSRFYEALHSILGAAATTTPPVTVDSEDGILSTAGSSDMLGDGEDEEGDEEGEAVGSSHNADFPDSQDLFITLTEIPYEASPAITPDTESGEGSATPSATVSQPSLESHSQRLARIRRRKKRTREDMFSELMASSQAQAAQQTQWRENLTRMHQANMDREERWRQEDQQATQTLLGLLREQTDTLRRLVDVLQERRQEDRAPLQSISNRPPPPPSPIPTSPKVQRRRGGRVPANSHSTPAESSSSRRLSFPKI, from the exons atgcagagctctccagcagtgatggccgtgcagtctgggaatagaaagagagccccagcatggactgatcgtgaagtcttggatctcatcgctgtgtggggcgatgagtccgtgctttccgagctgcgatccaaaagaaggaatgcaaagatctacgagaagatctctaaagacatggcagagagaggatacagccgggatgcaacgcagtgccgcgtgaaaatcaaggagctgagacaaggctaccagaagaccaaagaggcaaacggacgctccggatcccatccccagacatcccgtttctacgaggcactgcattccatcctcggtgctgccgccaccactaccccaccagtgaccgtggactctgaggatgggatactgtccacggccggttcctcagacatgttaggggacggggaagatgaggaaggagatgaggagggcgaggcagttggcagctctcacaacgctgatttccccgacagccaggatctcttcatcacccttacagagatcccctacgaagcgtccccagccattaccccggacacagaatctggtgaaggatcagcca ccccgtctgcgactgtctcacaacctagcctggaatcacactcccagaggctagcgcggattaggcgtaggaagaagaggacacgggaggacatgttctctgagcttatggcctcttcccaagcccaggcagcacagcagacccagtggcgggagaacttgacccgaatgcaccaagccaacatggatcgggaggagaggtggcggcaggaagaccagcaggcgactcaaacgctgcttggactactgagggagcaaacggacacgctccggcgccttgtggatgttctgcaggaacggaggcaggaggacagagccccgctgcagtccatctctaaccgccctcccccgccaccaagtcccatacccacctcacccaaagtgcaaagaaggagaggcggcagagtccctgctaactctcactccacccctgcagagagctctagtagcagaaggctctcatttcccaaaatttga